A stretch of Miscanthus floridulus cultivar M001 chromosome 13, ASM1932011v1, whole genome shotgun sequence DNA encodes these proteins:
- the LOC136500501 gene encoding U-box domain-containing protein 8-like yields MEAWPDDFLCPITLEVMTDPVILPSGHTFERRSIQQWLDGGHLTCPVTNLPLPPCPPLIPNHALRRLIAAVSLSAAAAAAAPVPADGGAHARQEAVPAAPARSASPVSALLRLAKSGAAGRREVLESGNAAVLLRHAEAGDEAAARALLHLSLDGDDTRVGLVADGAVDALSAAVSHGGAAAASAATALTSLATVDVNKCTIGAHPSAIPALTGLLRRGGPRERREAATALFELCKLPENRRRAVREGAAPALADFAADGSARAVEVLGLLARCREGRQELCRIPGVVSVLTGVAKSGNARAIEQALLVLNWICAESNELALKAIKLQAFDLCEALVNDDNCKIAKNAVELVRTLEKA; encoded by the coding sequence ATGGAGGCGTGGCCGGACGATTTCCTATGCCCCATCACGCTGGAGGTCATGACGGACCCCGTCATCCTCCCCTCCGGCCACACCTTCGAGCGCCGCAGCATCCAGCAGTGGCTCGATGGGGGGCACCTCACCTGCCCCGTCACCAACCTCCCGCTGCCGCCCTGCCCGCCGCTCATCCCCAACCACGCGCTGCGCCGCCTCATAGCCGCCGTCTCGCTTTCcgcggctgctgcggcggcggctcccGTCCCTGCTGATGGAGGGGCGCACGCGAGGCAAGAAGCGGTGCCGGCGGCGCCGGCTCGGTCCGCGTCGCCGGTGTCGGCACTGCTGAGGCTGGCCAAGTCCGGCGCCGCCGGGCGGAGGGAGGTGCTGGAGTCCGGCAACGCGGCGGTGCTGCTGCGGCACGCGGAGGCCGgggacgaggcggcggcccggGCGCTCCTGCACCTCAGCCTGGACGGCGACGACACGCGCGTGGGGCTCGTGGCGGACGGCGCCGTGGACGCGCTCTCCGCCGCGGTGTCCCACGGCGGCGCGGCCGCGGCGTCCGCGGCCACGGCGCTTACCAGCCTCGCCACCGTGGACGTCAACAAGTGCACCATCGGGGCGCACCCGTCGGCCATCCCGGCGCTGACGGGGCTCCTCCGCCGCGGCGGCCCGCGGGAGCGCCGCGAGGCCGCCACGGCGCTCTTCGAGCTCTGCAAGCTGCCGGAGAACCGCCGCCGCGCGGTGCGCGAGGGCGCAGCGCCCGCGCTCGCGGACTTCGCCGCCGACGGCTCCGCGCGTGCCGTCGAGGTGCTCGGCCTCCTCGCCAGGTGCCGGGAGGGGCGCCAGGAGCTGTGCAGGATCCCCGGCGTCGTCTCCGTGCTCACGGGCGTCGCCAAGAGCGGCAACGCCCGTGCAATCGAGCAGGCCCTGCTCGTCCTCAACTGGATTTGTGCCGAGAGCAACGAACTGGCATTGAAAGCAATCAAGCTGCAAGCTTTCGACCTCTGTGAGGCTCTGGTGAACGACGACAACTGCAAGATCGCCAAGAACGCGGTCGAACTGGTCCGGACGCTCGAGAAAGCGTAG
- the LOC136501696 gene encoding indole-2-monooxygenase-like, whose amino-acid sequence MSHLEVAYQLTSSPLVLAQWLLLLLVPLLLLLHYYASRRSRSSRRHGSSCSDDDKQQLPPSPPGLPIIGHLHLIGDLPHVSLRDLSAKHGRDGLMLLHLGAATTLIVSSPQAAEAIMRTHDHVFASRLVSTVSDDLMYGSSDIAFSPYGEHWRQARKLVTTHLLTVKKVHSYRSARKEEVHLVLAHVQEAAAAGTAVDMGMMMNTFANDIVSRAVTGKFFRAEGRNKLFRELVDANTALFGGFNLEYYFPGLARSLGFLSRRFLRNRAHETHKRWDELLETILSDHERRDSTHRHDGGDFTDVLLSVQKEYGMTRDHVKAILVDMFAAGTDTSSLVVELAMAELMRNPQQMAKLQGEVRKHTPEGQEMVEEENLSNMPYLRAVVKETLRLHPPAPLLVPRVSTADCVVVDGGYYVPSVTRVIILNAWALGRDPESWEKPEEFMPERFMDGGSAAAVDFKGNHVQFLPFGAGRRICAGINFGMAAVDIMLANLMYCFDWQLPVGMEEKGVDMTEVFGVTVHLKEKLMLVPVPKLRAT is encoded by the exons ATGAGTCACCTGGAGGTGGCATACCAACTCACCTCTTCACCGTTAGTTCTGGCACAATGGCTCCTATTGCTCCTCGTTCCTCTTCTGCTCCTGCTGCACTACTATGCCTCCCGACGGTCAAGGTCAAGCCGCCGTCATGGCAGCAGCTGCAGCGACGACGACAAGCAGCAGCTTCCGCCTTCGCCTCCGGGGCTGCCCATCATCGGCCACCTTCACCTCATCGGCGACCTCCCGCACGTCTCCCTCCGTGACCTCTCCGCCAAGCATGGCCGCGACGGCCTCATGCTCCTCCACCTCGGCGCCGCCACCACTCTCATCGTGTCATCCCCGCAGGCTGCGGAGGCGATCATGCGCACGCACGACCATGTGTTCGCATCGCGTCTCGTGTCCACGGTCAGCGACGACCTCATGTACGGGTCCTCCGACATCGCCTTCTCCCCGTACGGCGAGCACTGGCGGCAGGCCAGAAAGCTGGTCACCACGCACCTCCTCACCGTCAAGAAAGTGCACTCGTACCGTAGTGCCCGCAAAGAAGAGGTGCACCTTGTGCTGGCCCACGTACAGGAGGCGGCGGCCGCGGGCACAGCCGTGGACATGGGCATGATGATGAACACGTTCGCCAACGATATCGTGAGCCGCGCCGTGACGGGCAAGTTCTTCCGGGCAGAAGGCCGGAACAAGCTCTTCCGAGAGCTGGTGGACGCCAACACTGCTCTGTTTGGAGGGTTCAACCTGGAATACTACTTCCCCGGGCTAGCGAGGTCGTTAGGTTTCCTTAGCAGAAGGTTTCTGCGCAACAGGGCCCACGAGACGCACAAGAGATGGGACGAGCTGCTTGAAACTATACTGAGCGACCACGAGAGAAGAGACTCTACGCATCGCCACGACGGAGGTGACTTCACCGATGTGTTGCTCTCCGTTCAGAAAGAGTATGGTATGACCAGAGATCATGTTAAGGCCATCTTGGTG GACATGTTCGCCGCGGGCACAGACACGTCATCCTTGGTCGTGGAGCTCGCCATGGCCGAGCTGATGCGCAACCCACAGCAGATGGCTAAGCTACAAGGTGAAGTGAGAAAGCACACACCAGAGGGACAAGAAATGGTGGAGGAAGAGAACCTATCTAACATGCCCTACCTGAGAGCCGTCGTGAAGGAGACACTGAGGTTGCACCCGCCTGCCCCGCTCCTCGTGCCTCGCGTCTCCACGGCGGACTGCGTCGTCGTCGATGGCGGCTACTATGTCCCCTCCGTCACCAGGGTCATAATCCTCAACGCATGGGCTCTTGGCAGAGACCCGGAGTCATGGGAGAAGCCGGAGGAGTTCATGCCCGAAAGGTTCATGGACGGTGGCAGCGCTGCCGCCGTCGACTTCAAAGGGAACCACGTCCAGTTCCTGCCGTTCGGAGCTGGACGAAGGATCTGTGCTGGCATCAACTTTGGGATGGCTGCTGTTGATATCATGCTAGCAAACCTAATGTACTGCTTTGACTGGCAGCTGCCCGTCGGCATGGAGGAGAAGGGTGTTGACATGACAGAGGTGTTTGGAGTGACGGTGCATCTAAAGGAGAAGCTCATGCTTGTTCCCGTCCCCAAACTTCGTGCTACTTAG